From the Amia ocellicauda isolate fAmiCal2 chromosome 12, fAmiCal2.hap1, whole genome shotgun sequence genome, the window CCATCACAGCACAGCGCACGCAGGTATGTCTCTGgcaaatatgtatacattacgcatacaaaacaaatatatgaatgtttaatttatttaatcaaactcGTCCATTAAAACGGGAATTTGAGCTGTGGGCTGCAGTATATGTTATGAAGTAAGAATATGCGTTGTGTTTGTAAAATAAGGTGTAGGCTATATAGCAGTCACAGTACACTGTAGATGTCCCGATGCTTTGCCTGTTGTATATTGCGATTCATGTTTCAGTTTATTGTTGGTGCAATAATAGATGCGTTCACTATGTGGGACAAAGATGGGTCTGTGCAGTAGCACCTCCGCAGGCCGCTGACCTGCACACCCGCTGTGACCTGATCACATGCAAATCTGAAATGCAAACGGTATAAAACACGACTTGTCCACTACTACACGTTTTATTTTGGTGCGCTACAGCACTTTTCTCCCATACGACAGTACAGTGTTGTGTGGTATAAAcatagtacagtgtagtgtagtgtgatctggtataaacacagtaaagtgttgTGTGGCATAAACACATGAAAGTGTAGTTTGATGATTGTGTgggtataagaacataagaaagtttacaaacgagaggaggccattcgacccattgtgctcgtttggtgtccattaataaagtgatccaagggtcctatccagtctgattttaaatgttcccaaatattCAGCtttaaccacatcgctggggagtttgttccagattgtgacgactctgtgtgtgaagaagtgtctcctgttttccgtcttgataTCTGTCTGCTGTGTATACGAAGAAGTCCTTTCTTTTCCTGTACATTGTAAAACAGAGTTGGTTAAAAGTCTGTGACtgtattaatctctctctctcagaaatACTCCACTGGAGCTACAATCGAATCAACCCCTCCCCTTCAGGGAGCGGTGGGAGGAGTTAGTTGCTATGGAGACGGAGGCTCCACCAATCAGCCAGGAGAAGGCTGGCAGCCCTGCTGTAGGGGGCGGGGCCATGGACATGGACACAAAGGGGCTGGAGTCTGGCAGCCTTAAAGGGCCAGTCCAGAGTGTGGGACCTAGAGTCGACATTCCAGCAAAGAAGGACCGCCTGGAGCCCCTACGCCGAGACATCCCACAGGCCCCCTCAACACCACTCACCTGTAAGTGGGctggccctctctctctctctcagtcagtGTTTCTGTACTGTAgcgtccagtcagtcagtcagtgttactgtactgtagcgtccagtcagtcagtcagacattGTCTAAATGAACATCCTCTCCCTCCAGCCGCCCAGTTGTCCCTGCAGTGCCTGGAGTGCCACATCACCTTCAGCGACTTCAAGGGCAAGGAGCGCCACCTAAAGAAGCGCCACCCGGCGGAGTACGAGGCGGCGGTGCTGGGCGACGCACTGTTCGCCTGCTATGTGTGCGACCGGCCCTTCCCATCCTCCCGCGAGCTGCTGGCTCACCAGCGCGCTCACACGGACCGTACGCCCTTCCGCTGCCCCGTGTGTGGCGCTGCCTTCCCCCGCTCCTCTGAGCTCACCCTGCACAAGCGGGCACACTTTGGCCAGGCTGGCTATGCCTGCGCTGACTGCGGCAAAGCCTGCAAGACGCTGACCCTGCTTCGCTACCACCGACGCACCCACACCGGCGAGCGGCCCTACTGCTGCCCCCGCTGCCCCCGCCGCTTTAGCCAGTCCTCGGGTCTCCACCGCCACCTGCTCACCCATgcccaggaggaggaggaggggtcaGGGGAAGGGCCAGGGAGTAGGGGAGCAGGAGCTGGAGGTGGAGGAGCAGGAGCTGGGGGTGATGCAAGTGAGTTGTTGGTGTTTTGTCATTTGTAGAGGGGTCTGGAGGAGAGGAAGGTGGGGAATGAGTGTATCaggctgtcagtcagtcagtctctctgtctctgtgtgttactCTGTCTGTCAGTTGttctgtctctgtatctctATATGCCAGTCAGTCTTCGTCTCTGTCTGCATGCCAGTGACTCTGTTGTGTTTTCTGCAGAGGAGAGTGAGATCGTCCACAACTGCCCCCTGTGTCATGTGACCTTCAAGAGTGCAAAGACCCGGCTGAGACACATGAAGCACAAGCACCCAACACAGGCGCCCACAGTGCTACCGCAGCAACAACTGGAACTGCAAACACAACAACTCCAGCAAAAGTCTCCCGAACCTCAGCTACACAAAGAGCCCCTGGGATTGGAGGCACAAGCGCTGTATGAACCACAACAACATGACCTGCAGCTTCAACTTCAGCCACAAGAAGCCCTGGAACTGCAACCACCGCAACAACAACTAGAACTCCAAACACAACCAGAAGAAAAGCCGCCATTGCACACACAGCAGGAGCAGCAGCCTGGACAGCCAGCACAGGCGGGGCAGCTAACAGGGGAGCCCCCAGAGCTACAGCAGCTGCCCCAGCAACAAGAGATGGAGCTCTCACACCCCTGCCCACACCCATACCCCTCAGCACAGCCGGAACTGCTGCCACAGCCCCTGCAACAGCTCCACTGCCAGCCGCTGACCGCCCAACAGCCGACACCAAAACCACTGCCACAAACACAGCAGCAACAACGGGAGCAGCTGCAAGAGGCGGAGACACAGATGCTGCAGACTGGACAGGAGCAGCCAGACACACAGGCCGCGCCAGCCACAGAGCCCGCGCCGGACACGCAGGCCGCGCCAGCCACAGAGCCCGCGCCGGACACGCAGGCCGCGCCAGCCACAGAGCCCGCGCCGGACACGCAGGCCGCGCCAGCCACAGAGCCCACGCCGGACACGCAGGCCGCGCCAGCCACAGAGCCCGCGCCGGACACGCAGGCCGCGCCAGCCACAGAGCCCGCGCCGGCCACGCAGCCCGCTCCGCCCACAGAGCCCGCTCCGCCCACGCAGCCCGCTCCGCCCACGCAGCCCGCGCCGGCCACGCAGCCCGCTCCGCCCACAGAGCCCGCGCCGGCCACGCAGCCCGCTCCGCCCACAGAGCCCGCGCCGGCCACGCAGCCCGCTCCGCCCACAGAGCCCGCGCCGGCCACGCAGCCGGCTCCGCCCACAGAGCCCGCTCCGGCCACGCAGCCCGCTCTGCCCACAGAGCCCGCGCCGGCCACGCAGCCCGCTCCGCCCACAGAGCCCGCTCCGCCCACAGAGCCCGCTCCGCCCACAGAGCCCGCTCCGCCCACAGAGCCCGCTCCGGCCACGCAGCCCGCTCCGCCCACAGAGCCCGCGCCGACCAAGCAGCCCTCTCCACCTACAGAACCCCCGCCGGCCAAGCAGCCCTCACCAGCCACAGAGCCCATGCCTGCCTCGCAGCCCTCACCAGCCACTCAGCGCTCACCACCAGCCAGTGGGAGGATGCTGGAGCAGGAAGAGCTGAGAGAAGAGCTGAAAATACTGCAGGGGGAAGAGCgaggggagaggcaggaggAGGGCACAATGCTGGGTGAGGGGCTGGAGGACCAGAGAGAGCAGGAGCAATTGCAAGATGGGGGGTGTCCGGTTGGACTACAGAGTGGCTTACAGTTGCACCAGGCAGCAGGAAGCTCGAGACTGGGCCAGCTGCGGGGCAAAGGGAGCCTGGAGAAGGAGCAGCTGCCAGGTCAAGGATTGGAGCAGACGCAGAGCTCACCCCTTGAGGTTGAGAGCTCCCAGCTAGAGCAGCCACATATGGGCCTgagcccagagctggagcagcaaTGGAGCCCCCAGTTGGATGACAAGGGGAGTCTGGACCAACCACAGCAACATGCCTTGCAAGTGAACCAACCACAAAACTTGCAACTTGACAAGCCACAGCAATACACCTTGCAACTTGAAAAGCCACAGAAACGCACCTTGCAACTTGACCAACAACAATGCCGCCTAGAAATAGACcttcaacaaaaacaacacaacttgCAATTGGAGCAAAAACACAACTTACAACTTGACCAACAAAAATGCCGACTAGAAATAGACcttcaacaaaaacaacacaacttaAACTTagaccaacaacaacaaaatcacaaTTTTCATCTTGACCAGGAGGACCCAAAGCAGCACAGCTCACCCCAGGACCAGCAGCAGCCACCCCAGCAGCCATGGCAACAGTGCAGTGTGCAGCTGGACAGGCCAGCACAATTCTCCCCAGTTCTCTCTGCGCTAGAGGCCCCTCCTACACAGCAGCCTCACCCACTCCCGTCTCCCCAGAGACCCCCCCAGAGCCGTCAGAATGCAAACCCTCAAGCATGCACACAGCAAACCCGTTGCCTGGAGCTGGGGAAAGAGGAGGCCCCGCTACCCCCTCCGTCCTCCTCATCTTCCTCTGCCTCTTCCTCTGCTCATTCAGCCCCCCGCCCTGCACAACGGGGAAGGAAGCGCCGGGTAGGGGTGCTGTGTCGCCCCACGCCTGCTAAGCGGCAGGGACTGGGATGCGAGGAGTGTGGTCAGAGGTTCGAGGGGACGATTGGGCTGAGAGGAcatagagagagggagcacagacagggagagggggagggtatgacggaggaggaggagagaatgGTTGAGGGAGAGGGTGATGAGGAGAGAATTAGAGCGGGGCAGAAGGAACGAATGGGAGAGGTGAAGGAGGACCGTATGCGAGAAAAAGCGGCAGAGAAGAAGAGCACAGGGAAGGGAGCAGGAAGGAAGAGGAAAGGACAGGGAaagaagagaggagagggacagaaagagagtttggGAAAGAGAAAGGGAGATGGCATGAGGGAAGTGGCAGGGAGGGAGGAGCAGGATTTGCGagctccccccaccccaacacaTTGTCCAGCAAGGAATGCCACAGGTAGAACCCGAAGTTCTCCACGGAACCCCCCACCGACCAATCCCACCCCTTTTCCCCGTGCAGACTCGTCTCCAAGGGGCAGGGGCCGGAGAGGGGCGGGTTCAAGGACGTCACTGCAGGCCGTCCCCCACCACCAGGAGAAGGAGGGATCGAGAGGACTAGAGAGGGAGACGCCACCTGTACCTCCATCCCAGCTTCTCGATCCCAGTTTGCATCTGCCTCTGATTTCCACTGCgacagaggaagaggaggatgcTGGCATGAGGAAGAGGACATCGacaaagaggaggaagaggaggaggaatccACCTCCACAGCCCGAGGAGGAGGTGGAAGAATCCCAGGCTTTGGTGAGGAGATCGGTCGGAATGTCGCAGGATTCAAGAGTCCGGGAATGGAGACTAGGactggaggaggaagaagagaaggagaaagaagaagaagaggaggaggaggaggaggaggaggaagacgagTTTGGACAACCAGGGTTTAAGAGGAGGgcagtgggagagagggaggtgggaGAGGAGGGGCAGAGGGCAATGGAAGAAGGGGATATTTTTCCACGTGTGGATGACTCTCCGCCTCCTCCCCCTCTTGCCCTCTCAAACCAGGGCCAGAGCAGTATTGGAACCAGAACTCCGGGTTCAGAGGGGGCGGCACAGAATGGACCTGTGGCACAGCCTAGGGATCACTCTGCTCCTGAGCGAGGAGAAAGGGAGGAACCGGCACTGACACTGAAacagcctcctcctccctcctctgcctccctcgctctcctcctcctgccTCACCCTGGAcaagaggagggagagaaggaacGAGAGATCAAGCAGGAGCTTCTGGACCAGGTAGCCGCTGGACAACAGCACCAACAGCCCAGTGGGGACCAACCGAGTCCAGTTGACATGGCTGTCCAGAACCAGACAACTCAACCTGGATGCTGGCTTCAAGAAGAGGACGAAGAAGCAGGAGAGACTGCACTGAGTGGGCTGGGCCAAGCAGGGCCCCAGAACCTGAGCCAGGGGGGTCCAGAGACTGGTCCATTTCCCACAGGGACAGGCACTGGTTGTACTGGGCCATGGAGGTCAAAGGGCACACAAGAGCGAGAGACTGAGACCGGGCAGACAGGGGCCATCAaactggaggaagaggaggtgcaagtgggggaggaggagaggtgGAGGAAAGGGAAGAGGATGCAGGGGGAACAGGCTGAAGGAGGGGGAGGAAAGGAAGGAGGAGGAGTTGGAGTGCTGAGGGGGAACGAGGGACGGcaggggcagagagagggggaggatgAGGATGGGGTGAGAATGGGGCAGGTGGGCGCTGGGGGGCTCCTGTTCAGATTGGAGTCACCGATGGAAACCTGCGGTAtaaaggaggaggagatgggggAAGGGGTAGAGCTGGGAGCATTTTTCCAGACTTCCACTGCTGTCATAGAGGGTCTGACATTGCATCTACACccgggagagggaggaggaggaagaggagcatTGTCTTCCTCTCTGGAGGAGGAGTGTCCTGAGGAGCAGATTGTCTTTGAACTGGAAGCCATGACCACCACTGTGGAGGTGCTGAAGTCAGaggaaggagagggggaggaggacaaGGCACAGGCAGTAGGGgacggaggaggagggagggtgTCCCATTCCTCCGTCTTGCTGGAGGGCTTCTTCCCGCCGGCGGTGGCGCTGGgtggaggagaggagagtgggGTTGAGAGGATGGGCAATGATGGGGACTGTGAGACAGAGGTGAGTGTTTGCTcattcagtctctctctctgtctctgataGACGACATAAAACAGTCCGAACATTGAAAGACTTTCTCACctatttttgtttctctccccTCCACCTCTCTATCTTAGTCCCTGAGTTTTAGGGAACAGTCTGTGGTCCCTGGGCAGCTCAGTCTGATGGAATCTCTGGGGGGCCGAGTGATCAAAGTGGAGGAGGTCCCACCCGAGGCAGAGGAGGGTGCCCCCCCTAGCCAGGTGAGGGAAAGTGGAGAGGGGGGGCCGGAGGAGGCTGTGGATGGCGGGGTGTGTGTATTCTTGGTGAAGGAGGAGGACCCCTTGGTGTTGGACGAACCCCAATTTCTGCACCACATCCAGACTGATCAGGAGACACAAGGTAACATACACACACCGCCACAAGAGCGCACACAGTGTATCTGACAGTGtgttagtcagtgtgtcagtcagtcactgtgtcaCTTTTTAATGGAATCTTATTGTCTTCACAGGGCCAGATTCAGTCAAGCTCCCGGAGAGGGGAAACagggcaggaggaggaggagtgagaGAGGGGCCCTGTGAACAAGGCATGTTCCCCCTggtgaaggaggaggagagagaggtggaggtaCAGCGAGAGAGCACGCCTGGGGTGGTGAGTATGGGGCAGAGGGTCAGTCAGTTGGTCAGTCAGTccgtacttgtgtgtgtgtgtcaggattgacctctgtctctccctctcccagatCTCAGGGCAGACTTGGCCACAGA encodes:
- the znf576.1 gene encoding zinc finger protein 576, tandem duplicate 1; this translates as MCAWLPGLKPSPATEGDIPPSLPSAGDLLPLPPPPSEVELRPLLPQQPEEADFPELEREVSLLLPPPGDAAPAPPEEASLLLLPPPGDDAPTPPRVASLLLLLPPGDEEPVSWLLLCPEGAPPLPGRFISPGECSDLPLCSNATLVVGGKESGPSQHSARRNTPLELQSNQPLPFRERWEELVAMETEAPPISQEKAGSPAVGGGAMDMDTKGLESGSLKGPVQSVGPRVDIPAKKDRLEPLRRDIPQAPSTPLTSAQLSLQCLECHITFSDFKGKERHLKKRHPAEYEAAVLGDALFACYVCDRPFPSSRELLAHQRAHTDRTPFRCPVCGAAFPRSSELTLHKRAHFGQAGYACADCGKACKTLTLLRYHRRTHTGERPYCCPRCPRRFSQSSGLHRHLLTHAQEEEEGSGEGPGSRGAGAGGGGAGAGGDAKESEIVHNCPLCHVTFKSAKTRLRHMKHKHPTQAPTVLPQQQLELQTQQLQQKSPEPQLHKEPLGLEAQALYEPQQHDLQLQLQPQEALELQPPQQQLELQTQPEEKPPLHTQQEQQPGQPAQAGQLTGEPPELQQLPQQQEMELSHPCPHPYPSAQPELLPQPLQQLHCQPLTAQQPTPKPLPQTQQQQREQLQEAETQMLQTGQEQPDTQAAPATEPAPDTQAAPATEPAPDTQAAPATEPAPDTQAAPATEPTPDTQAAPATEPAPDTQAAPATEPAPATQPAPPTEPAPPTQPAPPTQPAPATQPAPPTEPAPATQPAPPTEPAPATQPAPPTEPAPATQPAPPTEPAPATQPALPTEPAPATQPAPPTEPAPPTEPAPPTEPAPPTEPAPATQPAPPTEPAPTKQPSPPTEPPPAKQPSPATEPMPASQPSPATQRSPPASGRMLEQEELREELKILQGEERGERQEEGTMLGEGLEDQREQEQLQDGGCPVGLQSGLQLHQAAGSSRLGQLRGKGSLEKEQLPGQGLEQTQSSPLEVESSQLEQPHMGLSPELEQQWSPQLDDKGSLDQPQQHALQRPPQSRQNANPQACTQQTRCLELGKEEAPLPPPSSSSSSASSSAHSAPRPAQRGRKRRVGVLCRPTPAKRQGLGCEECGQRFEGTIGLRGHREREHRQGEGEGMTEEEERMVEGEGDEERIRAGQKERMGEVKEDRMREKAAEKKSTGKGAGRKRKGQGKKRGEGQKESLGKRKGDGMREVAGREEQDLRAPPTPTHCPARNATGRTRSSPRNPPPTNPTPFPRADSSPRGRGRRGAGSRTSLQAVPHHQEKEGSRGLERETPPVPPSQLLDPSLHLPLISTATEEEEDAGMRKRTSTKRRKRRRNPPPQPEEEVEESQALVRRSVGMSQDSRVREWRLGLEEEEEKEKEEEEEEEEEEEEDEFGQPGFKRRAVGEREVGEEGQRAMEEGDIFPRVDDSPPPPPLALSNQGQSSIGTRTPGSEGAAQNGPVAQPRDHSAPERGEREEPALTLKQPPPPSSASLALLLLPHPGQEEGEKEREIKQELLDQVAAGQQHQQPSGDQPSPVDMAVQNQTTQPGCWLQEEDEEAGETALSGLGQAGPQNLSQGGPETGPFPTGTGTGCTGPWRSKGTQERETETGQTGAIKLEEEEVQVGEEERWRKGKRMQGEQAEGGGGKEGGGVGVLRGNEGRQGQREGEDEDGVRMGQVGAGGLLFRLESPMETCGIKEEEMGEGVELGAFFQTSTAVIEGLTLHLHPGEGGGGRGALSSSLEEECPEEQIVFELEAMTTTVEVLKSEEGEGEEDKAQAVGDGGGGRVSHSSVLLEGFFPPAVALGGGEESGVERMGNDGDCETESLSFREQSVVPGQLSLMESLGGRVIKVEEVPPEAEEGAPPSQVRESGEGGPEEAVDGGVCVFLVKEEDPLVLDEPQFLHHIQTDQETQGPDSVKLPERGNRAGGGGVREGPCEQGMFPLVKEEEREVEVQRESTPGVISGQTWPQMEEELEHSGQQEPEPRSTPLPAPHPAPHPAPHPALTQPNEERGAGELVMEGSEREREGLTQRESLRVNSHFHRESGPQNLPEHLGSALECGGDLEGCESEPEEEAVAMAHFYVKKEEEEEDWDGVGAPPADELSWPGVREHRWSRDRTEKMSRRVLKTEEALTLLLNVAEGDSDGGVSDGDSDASWAVETSSSDSESEDAKPHLSDGEAEAEPTRGRGRGRGRSRSITGETTAVPASAASSSPSAETSRDGIVWKNMKAGGTTLRKRAAEDVLSKTSGPTPHARRNIDTPLSAFLLLIPMQLLGHIQRCTIAEARRALNVQHWELTMEELQAFIAILFVRGAYAGKSRYVESYWSKDWGLPFFKETMSRNRFLDILRYLRFDLRTTRVARLIKNKFALASDVWDTFIRNSIACYKPGPNITVGEQLFPTKARCPWTQYMASKPERFGIKFWLAVDTDSKYLVNGYPYLGKDEVCPAGERLGDSVVLKLMEPYLGEGRNVTTDSFFTSLHLARELKKKNTTLVGSLKKTRRELPPAAHAVRDPLHTTTLLRQNDCATLSVYRCKRKKNMLILSSLHKSVAIGTDAKRRPETVVFYNATKCGVDAVDRMARLYSVKGATRRWPVSVFYNVLDLAAINAFFLYKECTSDTMTRRDFILQLALELRQKLLAKKNESRLANAPQPLASSASTGTRTKRQCQVAKCNKNRTFDVCARCEKAACGKCTGSVEKRVFCVDCMQLLLRLHLSLSSLRFLSCLLSVTPPSPPPRVSVWGGRSPLQCFSHFLDLGVWEGVARCSYIQPVPSANEVARLVGIHIAMGTLRFPSSRLYWQSSTRVPLIADALSDTRYRQLMRGLRLTQERLGTEAGSRSEGGLGPVVARVCQGCRELPRERRCAVAELAVPLGRKESQYRNIVLVGASGRILDFWIQEEEEEEEEEERRGMAWVISKVTETLQGQGEGRACVFLCGRGYASAPVLDRLLLSGVYGTSWAEVGRREGEEEERETRWEELVRADGRMVLVRNERGAYLSTFVGGGGEEAPEGGVDGVPEVCRQYRASTRGAGLTRRLLGLYRTPGSCARPSDPTQAVLWHLVDLALVNSWLLYNEGHTGSEHDDRVSRISLMTFRLMVAQALVGGEGEAEEGQGASPPPPLLPPPPPPPRSSSQSPPPPAAPILSQAPSQVTPPASSSTSFSHLPPSFSSLPLQPPPLTPISSLSASSQTPPPTSPTQPSLSSSPSSQPSVSSPSLAARFDGQGHWPEQGEPRHPSPCHRNGCGRLCSVLCLKCHVFLCITHGNNCFYKFHSLT